A single Gadus macrocephalus chromosome 22, ASM3116895v1 DNA region contains:
- the hivep1 gene encoding zinc finger protein 40 isoform X1 codes for MPRTKQNHPKNLKDKIEEAQKELKDPTGSPNGISGSSRRNADNIKGLKRKKIVAENQLKKIPKSPVKKPLQSKKPDQPPGQPSETATVSCPAEPESPSQTTPRSPSVNRDPKYAQQAPSASPAEGTSSPDHEELKPPETSSSRPPPLPPPSTPASTSSPGREEPATAAEASQPECSRSGDSSDPNFEGGSYNSNAPLEVLLKAMEQDFSTLVERKGSFPVQATGRPAQTVPVQPRTDVRTVPTSVNFGLQNQASHVQTYYFDTKGKVIGIASPIGSNVPTSGLVTQLQSTHQTTPHFLASSKEKQGLQFSFHTGTSTAITHAPVPSGCKAMPQSQPPVVHTCQSITASVPSTIQVPVTPGCNPVQMATVVNLNADQAAKDLKPKKQGKYVCEYCSRACAKPSVLLKHIRSHTGERPYPCDTCGFSFKTKSNLYKHRKSRAHAIKLGLVARSESGGGSGSLSQESDRADGTHSEAEESGDSDGESSTADQDPDSSQSSVTALSEASLYSAGTTHAGLCGEGDLSGSVTELVKPASGHGGYEPKLPAALPKVVVYPVNVSPLRADSPRVTDPAPEQAAAQRQREFQTANHRSSLTILSSLKEVDCSNASLDRVSEDEDQHCKSPLFGGHAQLQRQQATDFSQQQQAKCLLSPRSLGSTDSGYFSRSESADQAMSPPTAIVKITPPAETDVSKIAVSNVSPVVAPVIYVPEEKKQPSGGHMMRPPLETKALSLEERISKLISDNEAVVDNKQLDSVKPRRTSLSRRGSIDSPKSYIYKDSFQFDLNPIGRRSSSSSDIPKSPFTPTDKSKPVFLLSVPSQYPPMDCLPITRSNSMPTTPGNSGLPMNVAPQPYPLRFCQSFDDKIGSLNDDVFSSAPSTPNPAIHSRTLVRQVAIEDFTTHEKHSIPTVRSMDEGYHGSNVSTELTQRSRSFEHGQDKSRRPMQTKGTMYECETCRNRYRKLENFENHKKFYCSELHGPKNKPVIVKESDPDVFQVTVVQPPVQRVSGLPGVLDQQTSIRKRRKMKSVGDDDDQSPTDVIPPCSVSFDSCQLTSAGAGQTFSHSRSVAVDTQPKGHQAQLPQIQLVARGIDPSDSRLSPIREAQISTSAKERGDLQRQGSGTSVIRHTNSLSRPNSFETSESFDRTGSPVDIKHVQSKTKPEAENVSVDGYQEKMSKTVDYGKQGQNSADDPVTVSVESTTPVHQSRLVRQNNIQVPEILVTEEPDREHDTQATEPTEKPAESFNWPPRSESLSKVPAEKLPPKKKRIRLAQMEQSSGESSYESSLSRSLSRDSSLSRCSSISASFDREEAARSESPSRGECVTVVQEPPGLSAAFNTLGVPGVMRRAASEQISCTQPSVEISCDYRSKSFDCANVSPRRSLSPAARCIQGSQVPQVPLIERRRGPLVRQMSLKINPEIPQHQRKMIIPLEKLALSNTKPLIQHRAPDANIVNKGHIAQQFVDTPITITEKMVQSINLGSPTQQPQIYGLPHPWHQTSRVQTCQKLPPPPSQIVVSRESTLPQPSEPEERKSLVPRYQLQCSAQKACQTFSFSSAQGNQLTMPILTIPLSNPNLSVSKSSEVHQNVYMAQHKHLGPEIKTQQVVLPGGPQRNSFGQSQPVSTPLPQILITHEQMNPVSSLAKRNSHPSVQSVDNDLHTTPIVNRDRAQTQTVSSSQTPRPVEKPTSLGSLHCTQKLASVTLCPQQEPTASSKRMLSPANSLDIYMEKHQKRAKDEHGVACLTDGRSVNYLNSKVADVTRQRKLTLVRQVCTTEPADSPIETEAPPLPEGKAARDSEATDVCKPMSPDSTAPDKDAAVVPRDATSAFSQTTSITSNNLLKPQDKSEEQRWTPAKSPIRPSSFHGSQGKLTLSASAGNSKDSHRLSFPSLKTATTFTWCFLMKRKPLHVPQTDLKTSAYAAWMISPKNPNPLGLPTKVVMSLFDSKQCSKKMLYTSAIKTSGKTDIVSYSSQLKDVMSMLLLSQKTKAVENVSKPPPETQAGGEAEKDVAAKTEPRRVKIFDGGYKSNEEYVYVRGRGRGKYICEECGIRCKKPSMLRKHIRTHSDVRPYHCIHCNFSFKTKGNLTKHMKSKAHSKKCLEIGVPVGLIDDQDAEDSAGDRGHAGSSDRQDSDADDSDGADDEDNDEEEEEEEEESEGLSTNPSVCASPQHLPPGPAEIPPSALLAQMSISSMRFPSAAAGPPPPAPDPPVADCYSESSVAMMSPVSLYKQMSISGSCSSPGPFPLSPPALGGPLGDHHHASDTDSVHMMSPVSPCRQMSIDYPDFEVPPSPPVQSQGSKLSQEVTPAPVTAATPSEPGFPVDRGTQTSSFPPGGPVHFPLHGLAPPPPPPEHHLFSHLPLHSQQPLRSPYSVVPVGGLQLLPGGLAGYSTFLPIQGGPVQLTLPGVSVIHRTASPRPTALCSPPRREDGGPPYPAPCFPLGPAGLEALSLLGVGRGAGQGLTLNATLGLQVVAAAPPGPQGATGPRSHLPGLQILNISLPALIPSLGPLSALSPPPPPSEAPAPATASPSPLRGAARGRDALPATAAASPPAPPSLSNPAAAATTAAPAVLPRAGSETDLRTLAPENQSVRWPAGAGPPSSSHRTAGGADTSGASPAGGAGGTTPPGPSPPPPPPPQPQLSRHKMADVYDDENDASSDDEGRLVIAT; via the exons ATAAAATCGAGGAGGCGCAGAAAGAACTCAAAGACCCGACTGGCTCACCCAACG GGATATCTGGGAGCAGTCGAAGAAATGCAGACAACATCAAAGgcctgaagaggaagaaaatAGTGGCAGAGAACCAGCTGAAGAAAATCCCCAAGTCTCCCGTGAAGAAGCCCCTGCAGTCCAAGAAACCGGATCAGCCTCCAGGACAGCCCTCCGAGACAGCAACCGTCTCCTGCCCTGCAGAACCGGAGAGCCCGTCGCAAACCACCCCAAGGTCACCTAGTGTCAACAGAGACCCCAAGTATGCCCAGCAAGCCCCATCAGCATCTCCCGCGGAAGGAACATCTTCCCCCGACCATGAAGAGCTGAAGCCGCCGGAAACATCCTCTTCGCGGCCGCCGCCACTGCCGCCGCCGTCGACGCCAGCGTCGACTTCCAGTCCCGGCAGAGAGGAACCTGCGACTGCAGCCGAGGCCTCCCAGCCCGAGTGCAGCAGGAGCGGTGACAGCAGTGACCCCAACTTCGAGGGGGGGTCTTACAACTCAAACGCTCCCCTCGAAGTGTTACTCAAGGCCATGGAGCAGGACTTCAGCACCCTAGTGGAGAGGAAGGGCTCCTTCCCAGTCCAAGCCACTGGGAGACCAGCCCAGACTGTCCCTGTCCAGCCCAGAACTGACGTTAGGACAGTGCCAACAAGCGTCAACTTTGGTCTTCAGAACCAAGCTTCCCATGTGCAGACGTATTATTTTGACACAAAAGGGAAGGTAATCGGCATCGCTTCTCCAATCGGGAGCAACGTGCCCACCTCGGGCCTTGTGACCCAACTGCAGTCTACGCATCAAACCACACCCCACTTCCTAGCCTCCAGCAAGGAGAAACAGGGCTTGCAATTTAGCTTCCACACTGGTACCTCCACCGCCATCACCCACGCCCCCGTTCCTTCAGGGTGTAAGGCCATGCCGCAAAGCCAGCCCCCGGTGGTTCACACGTGCCAGTCCATCACAGCCAGCGTTCCCAGCACAATCCAAGTCCCAGTGACGCCTGGCTGCAACCCGGTCCAAATGGCCACGGTGGTGAACTTAAATGCCGACCAGGCAGCTAAGGATCTGAAGCCAAAGAAGCAGGGGAAGTACGTGTGCGAGTACTGCAGTCGGGCGTGTGCCAAGCCCAGCGTGCTGCTCAAACACATCCGATCGCACACGGGCGAGAGACCGTACCCGTGCGACACGTGCGGCTTCTCGTTCAAGACCAAGAGCAACTTGTACAAGCACAGGAAGTCCCGCGCGCACGCCATCAAACTCGGACTCGTCGCCCGATCCGAATCCGGCGGTGGCAGTGGGTCGCTCTCCCAGGAATCTGACCGAGCAGACGGGACGCACTCGGAGGCCGAGGAGAGCGGGGACAGCGATGGAGAGAGTAGCACTGCGGACCAAGACCCTGACTCCTCCCAAAGCAGTGTTACGGCGCTATCTGAAGCCAGCTTGTACAGCGCAGGAACCACGCATGCCGGCCTCTGTGGAGAGGGAGACCTATCTGGAAGTGTCACAGAGTTGGTCAAACCAGCCTCCGGTCACGGTGGCTATGAGCCAAAGTTGCCGGCAGCTCTTCCAAAGGTGGTTGTTTACCCGGTGAATGTCTCCCCTCTGAGGGCTGACAGCCCGAGGGTTACCGATCCAGCCCCAGAGCAAGCGGCTGCACAGCGGCAGAGAGAGTTCCAGACGGCCAATCATAGGTCCAGCCTCACCATTCTGTCTTCTTTGAAAGAGGTGGACTGCAGTAATGCCTCGCTGGACCGAGTGAGCGAGGACGAAGACCAGCACTGCAAGTCCCCTCTCTTCGGGGGCCACGCTCAGCTTCAGAGGCAACAGGCTACGGACTTctctcagcagcagcaggccaagTGCCTGCTCAGTCCACGCAGCTTAGGAAGCACAGACTCTGGCTACTTCTCACGCTCTGAAAGCGCAGACCAGGCGATGAGTCCACCGACTGCAATTGTAAAGATAACCCCTCCGGCGGAAACGGACGTCTCAAAGATCGCCGTTTCGAATGTCTCCCCTGTGGTAGCCCCGGTGATTTACGTCCCAGAGGAGAAGAAACAACCCTCGGGGGGTCACATGATGCGACCGCCTCTGGAAACCAAGGCACTCTCTTTAGAGGAGCGGATCTCAAAGTTGATATCGGACAACGAGGCGGTGGTGGATAACAAGCAGCTGGACAGCGTCAAACCGAGAAGGACTTCTCTCTCCAGGAGAGGAAGCATAGACTCGCCAAAGTCATACATTTACAAAGACTCTTTTCAATTTGACCTTAATCCCATCGGAAGAAGGTCAAGTTCCAGCTCTGATATTCCCAAATCTCCTTTCACCCCCACAGATAAATCAAAGCCAGTATTTCTTCTTTCGGTCCCTTCTCAATACCCGCCAATGGATTGCTTACCAATCACCAGGAGTAACTCCATGCCAACGACACCAGGAAACTCTGGACTTCCAATGAATGTTGCCCCACAGCCCTACCCCTTGCGATTCTGCCAGTCGTTTGATGACAAGATTGGTTCTTTGAACGATGATGTATTTTCCTCGGCCCCTTCTACCCCCAACCCTGCTATTCATTCCCGCACTTTAGTCAGGCAAGTGGCCATCGAGGATTTCACCACACACGAAAAGCACAGTATTCCCACGGTTCGTTCGATGGACGAAGGCTACCATGGCTCCAATGTATCCACGGAGCTGACGCAACGAAGCAGGTCTTTCGAGCATGGTCAGGACAAGAGCAGAAGGCCCATGCAGACGAAGGGCACCATGTATGAGTGTGAGACTTGTCGGAATCGGTACAGAAAGCTTGAGAATTTTGAAAATCACAAGAAGTTCTACTGCTCTGAGCTTCATGGTCCGAAAAACAAGCCAGTCATCGTTAAAGAAAGTGATCCAGATGTCTTCCAGGTCACCGTAGTGCAGCCCCCGGTCCAGAGGGTATCAGGACTTCCAGGTGTTCTGGACCAGCAGACCTCGAttagaaagagaaggaaaatgAAGAGCGTCGGAGATGACGACGACCAATCACCGACAGACGTTATTCCTCCGTGTTCTGTCAGCTTCGATTCGTGCCAGTTGACGTCCGCCGGGGCCGGCCAGACGTTTTCTCATTCTCGCTCGGTCGCAGTGGACACACAGCCCAAAGGCCACCAAGCACAACTACCTCAGATCCAGCTCGTAGCAAGAGGTATAGACCCCTCTGACTCCAGGTTGTCACCAATCAGAGAGGCCCAGATCAGCACTTCTGctaaagagagaggagacctGCAGAGACAAGGCAGTGGAACCTCGGTCATCAGACACACCAACTCACTGAGTCGACCGAATTCATTCGAGACATCCGAATCGTTTGACAGGACAGGATCACCTGTTGACATCAAACATGTCCAAAGCAAGACCAAACCAGAAGCAGAGAATGTGTCAGTTGATGGCTACCAGGAAAAAATGTCAAAGACTGTTGACTATGGAAAACAGGGACAAAACAGTGCTGACGACCCCGTAACTGTTTCTGTCGAGAGCACTACCCCTGTGCACCAGTCTCGCCTGGTCCGTCAAAACAACATCCAGGTGCCGGAGATCCTTGTCACAGAGGAGCCTGACCGAGAACACGACACGCAGGCCACTGAGCCGACGGAAAAGCCAGCAGAATCCTTCAACTGGCCCCCGAGAAGTGAAAGCCTATCCAAGGTACCAGCGGAAAAACTCCCACCTAAAAAGAAGCGAATTCGGCTGGCTCAGATGGAGCAGTCCTCAGGAGAATCCAGTTACGAGTCCAGCCTTTCCAGGAGCCTCAGCAGGGACAGCAGTCTCTCACGCTGCTCCAGTATCTCGGCCTCTTTCGACAGAGAAGAAGCCGCCAGATCTGAAAGCCCTTCCCGGGGCGAGTGCGTCACTGTTGTCCAAGAACCACCTGGGCTGTCAGCAGCCTTCAACACCCTAGGGGTGCCTGGTGTCATGAGGCGGGCTGCCTCCGAACAGATCAGCTGTACTCAGCCCTCGGTGGAGATCTCATGCGACTACCGTAGCAAGTCCTTTGATTGTGCCAATGTGTCTCCCAGGAGGTCCTTGTCTCCAGCCGCGAGATGTATACAGGGCTCTCAGGTTCCCCAGGTGCCACTGATTGAAAGGCGGAGGGGCCCGCTCGTTCGGCAGATGTCTTTAAAGATCAATCCAGAGATTCCGCAACATCAAAGGAAGATGATTATCCCGCTGGAGAAGTTGGCTTTATCGAACACTAAACCTCTCATTCAACACAGAGCTCCAGATGCTAATATTGTCAACAAAGGTCATATTGCCCAACAATTTGTCGATACACCCATAACAATTACTGAGAAAATGGTGCAAAGTATTAATTTGGGTAGCCCGACTCAGCAGCCTCAGATATATGGTCTTCCCCACCCTTGGCATCAAACGTCCAGGGTTCAAACATGCCAAAAGTTACCACCTCCTCCGAGTCAGATTGTGGTAAGTCGTGAGAGTACCTTGCCTCAACCGTCTGAACCCGAGGAAAGGAAAAGCTTGGTGCCTAGGTACCAACTGCAGTGTTCTGCTCAGAAAGCATGCCaaacattttcattttcaaGCGCGCAGGGAAATCAGTTGACAATGCCTATTTTAACGATACCGCTCTCCAATCCGAACTTGAGTGTTTCAAAGTCTTCGGAGGTACACCAGAATGTCTACATGGCTCAGCATAAGCATCTCGGTCCTGAGATCAAGACACAGCAGGTCGTTCTACCCGGAGGACCGCAAAGGAACTCGTTCGGCCAGAGCCAACCGGTTTCTACTCCATTGCCACAGATTCTGATAACCCACGAACAAATGAACCCTGTCTCCTCTTTAGCCAAGCGAAACAGCCATCCGTCCGTTCAGAGCGTCGACAATGACCTCCACACGACGCCCATCGTCAACAGGGATCGGGCGCAAACGCAGACGGTCAGCAGCTCCCAGACCCCCCGTCCTGTCGAGAAGCCGACCTCTCTCGGCTCCCTGCACTGCACGCAGAAGCTGGCCTCGGTGACACTGTGCCCTCAGCAGGAGCCCACCGCCTCAAGCAAGCGAATGCTCTCCCCCGCCAACAGCCTGGACATCTACATGGAGAAGCACCAGAAGCGGGCAAAGGACGAACACGGCGTCGCCTGCCTCACCGACGGACGCTCGGTCAACTACCTGAACTCCAAGGTGGCCGACGTCACGCGACAGAGGAAGCTGACGCTCGTCCGTCAGGTGTGCACCACGGAGCCCGCGGACAGCCCCATCGAGaccgaggccccgcccctccccgaAGGTAAAGCGGCGAGGGACTCCGAGGCCACTGACGTCTGCAAGCCCATGTCGCCGGACAGCACCGCGCCGGACAAGGACGCGGCCGTGGTCCCTCGGGATGCCACTAGTGCGTTCAGTcagaccacctccatcaccagcaATAACCTCTTGAAGCCCCAGGACAAGAGCGAGGAACAGAGGTGGACCCCGGCCAAGTCCCCCATCAGACCGTCCAGCTTCCACGGCAGCCAGGGGAAGCTGACCTTGTCGGCCTCCGCGGGCAACAGCAAGGACAGCCACCGCCTGTCCTTCCCCAGCCTGAAGACggccaccaccttcacctggtGCTTCCTGATGAAGAGGAAGCCCCTCCACGTGCCCCAGACTGACCTGAAGACCTCCGCCTACGCTGCCTGGATGATCAGCCCCAAGAACCCCAACCCCCTGGGCCTGCCCACCAAGGTGGTCATGTCCCTGTTCGACTCCAAGCAGTGCTCCAAGAAGATGCTCTACACTTCGGCGATAAAGACCAGCGGAAAGACTGACATTGTGTCCTACTCGAGCCAGCTGAAGGATGTCATGTCCATG CTGCTGTTGTCCCAGAAGACGAAGGCGGTGGAAAATGTGAGCAAGCCCCCGCCGGAGACCCAGGCCGGGGGAGAGGCGGAGAAGGACGTGGCAGCTAAAACCGAACCGAGAAGGGTTAAGATATTTGACGGCGG GTACAAGTCTAACGAGGAGTATGTGTACGTGCGCGGGCGCGGCCGGGGGAAGTACATCTGCGAGGAGTGTGGGATCCGCTGCAAGAAGCCCAGCATGCTGCGCAAACACATCCGCACGCACTCGGACGTGCGGCCGTACCACTGCATCCACTGCAACTTCTCCTTCAAGACCAAAG GGAACCTGACCAAGCACATGAAGTCCAAAGCCCACAGCAAGAAGTGCCTGGAGATCGGAGTGCCGGTGGGCCTCATCGACGACCAGGACGCAGAGGACTCGG CGGGCGACCGCGGCCACGCCGGCAGCTCGGACCGCCAGGACTCGGACGCCGACGACTCGGACGGCGCCGACGACGAGGACaacgacgaagaggaggaggaggaggaggaggagtcggaggGCCTGTCCACCAACCCCTCGGTCTGCGCCAGCCCCCAGCACCTTCCCCCGGGGCCGGCCGAGATCCCCCCCAGCGCCCTGCTGGCCCAGATGTCCATCAGCTCCATGCGCTtcccctccgccgccgccggccccccgcccccagccccggACCCCCCCGTCGCGGACTGCTACTCCGAGTCGTCGGTGGCCATGATGAGCCCCGTCTCGCTGTACAAGCAGATGTCCATCTCGGGGTCCTGCTCCAGCCCGGGGCCCTTCCCCCTGTCCCCGCCGGCCCtgggggggcccctgggggacCACCACCACGCGTCGGACACGGACTCGGTCCACATGATGAGCCCCGTGTCGCCCTGCCGGCAGATGTCCATCGACTACCCCGACTTCGAGGTGCCGCCCAGCCCGCCGGTACAGAGCCAGGGGTCCAAGCTCAGCCAG GAGGTTACGCCGGCCCCCGTCACCGCGGCGACCCCCAGCGAGCCGGGCTTCCCGGTGGACCGCGGCACCCAGACGTCGTCCTTCCCGCCCGGCGGCCCCGTGCACTTCCCCCTGCACGGCctggcccccccgccgccgccgccggagcACCACCTGTTCAGCCACCTGCCGCTGCACTCCCAGCAGCCCCTGCGCTCCCCCTACAGCGTGGTCCcagtgggggggctgcagctgctCCCCGGCGGCCTGGCCGGGTACTCCACCTTCCTCCCCATCCAGGGGGGCCCCGTGCAGCTCACCCTCCCGGGGGTCAGCGTCATCCACCGGACCGCCAGCCCGCGGCCCACCGCGCTCTGCTCCCCGCCCCGCCGGGAGGACGGGGGGCCCCCCTACCCGGCCCCCTGCTTCCCCCTGGGCCCGGCGGGGCTGGAGGCGCTCAGCCTCCTgggggtggggcggggcgcGGGTCAGGGGCTGACGCTCAACGCCACGCTGGGGCTGCAGGTGgtggccgccgcccccccggggccccaggGCGCCACGGGGCCCCGGAGCCACCTGCCGGGACTGCAGATCCTCAACATCTCGCTGCCCGCCCTGATCCCCTCGCTCGGCCCGCTGTCCGCCCtcagcccgccgccgccgccgtccgaGGCGCCGGCGCCCGCCACCGCCTCGCCTTCGCCTTTGCGGGGTGCCGCCCGGGGGCGGGACGCCCtgcccgccaccgccgccgcctcgcCGCCTGCCCcgccgtcgcttagcaaccccgccgccgccgcgacgaCGGCCGCGCCCGCCGTCCTGCCGAGGGCGGGGAGCGAGACGGACCTCAGAACGCTGGCGCCCGAGAACCAGAGCGTCCGCTggccggcgggggcggggccgccgTCGTCGTCGCATCGGACGGCGGGCGGGGCCGACACTTCCGGGGCGtcgccagcagggggagccggCGGGACGACTCCCCCCGGGCCttcccccccgccgcctccccccccacaaCCGCAGCTCTCCAGGCACAAGATGGCGGACGTCTACGACGATGAGAATGACGCGTCCAGCGATGACGAAGGCCGACTGGTCATCGCCACCTGA